One window from the genome of Trabulsiella odontotermitis encodes:
- the glk gene encoding glucokinase, with the protein MTKFALVGDVGGTNARLALCDMISGEISRAKTYSGLDYPSLEAVVRVYLKEHDVAVEDGCIAIACPITSDWVAMTNHTWAFSIAEMKKNLGFSHLEIINDFTAVSMAIPMLKKENLIQFGGAEPVDGKPVAVFGAGTGLGVAHLVHVDKRWVSLPGEGGHVDFAPNSEEEGIILEELRAELGHVSAERVLSGPGLVNLYRAIVKSDGRLPENLQPKDVTERALEDSCIDCRRALSLFCVIMGRFGGNLALTLGTFGGVYIAGGIVPRFLEFFKASGFRGAFEDKGRFKSYVQDIPVYLIVHENPGLLGSGAHLRQILGQFL; encoded by the coding sequence ATGACAAAGTTTGCGTTAGTGGGTGATGTTGGCGGTACCAATGCGCGTCTGGCGCTGTGCGATATGATCAGCGGTGAGATTTCTCGGGCTAAAACGTATTCCGGGCTGGATTATCCCAGTCTGGAAGCGGTCGTACGTGTGTATTTAAAAGAGCATGATGTGGCGGTCGAAGATGGCTGTATCGCCATTGCGTGCCCCATCACCAGCGACTGGGTGGCGATGACCAACCATACCTGGGCTTTTTCTATCGCGGAGATGAAAAAAAATCTCGGTTTCTCACACCTTGAAATCATTAACGATTTCACGGCGGTATCGATGGCTATTCCGATGCTGAAAAAAGAGAATCTGATCCAGTTCGGTGGCGCAGAGCCGGTTGACGGCAAACCTGTCGCAGTATTTGGCGCAGGAACCGGGCTGGGCGTCGCGCATCTGGTACATGTCGATAAACGCTGGGTCAGCCTGCCGGGTGAAGGCGGTCATGTGGATTTTGCGCCGAACAGTGAAGAAGAGGGGATAATCCTTGAAGAATTGCGCGCGGAGCTTGGCCACGTTTCCGCCGAGCGCGTGCTTTCCGGACCGGGGCTGGTCAATCTCTACCGGGCGATTGTGAAATCAGACGGTCGTCTGCCGGAAAACCTGCAACCGAAAGACGTCACCGAGCGAGCGCTGGAAGACAGCTGCATCGACTGCCGTCGCGCGCTGTCGCTGTTCTGCGTCATCATGGGGCGGTTTGGCGGCAACCTGGCGCTGACGCTGGGCACCTTCGGCGGAGTGTATATCGCGGGCGGGATTGTGCCGCGCTTCCTGGAGTTTTTCAAAGCCTCCGGTTTTCGCGGCGCTTTTGAAGACAAGGGGCGCTTTAAGTCCTACGTGCAGGACATTCCGGTTTACCTGATTGTCCACGAAAACCCGGGGCTACTCGGTTCCGGCGCCCATCTGCGTCAGATCCTCGGGCAGTTCCTCTGA
- a CDS encoding LytR/AlgR family response regulator transcription factor, translating into MKVIIVEDEFLAQQELTWLIKEHSQMEIIGTFDDGLDVLKFLQHNKVDAIFLDINIPSLDGVLLAQNISQFAHKPFIVFITAWKEHAVEAFELEAFDYILKPYQESRIINMLQKLENAWQQQSGASSPGVTRENDTINLIKDEKIIVTSINDIYYAEAHEKMTFVYTKREAFVMPMNITEFCSKLPPSHFFRCHRSFCVNLNKIREIEPWFNNTYILRLRDLDFQVPVSRSKVKEFRQLMHL; encoded by the coding sequence ATGAAAGTCATTATTGTTGAAGATGAATTCCTTGCGCAGCAGGAGCTGACCTGGCTTATCAAAGAACACAGCCAGATGGAAATTATCGGCACGTTCGACGACGGGCTGGACGTGCTGAAGTTTTTGCAGCACAACAAAGTGGACGCCATTTTCCTTGATATCAATATCCCCTCGCTGGACGGCGTATTGCTGGCGCAAAACATCAGCCAGTTTGCTCATAAGCCGTTTATCGTGTTTATCACCGCGTGGAAAGAGCATGCGGTGGAAGCCTTCGAACTGGAAGCTTTTGACTACATTCTGAAACCGTATCAGGAGTCGCGGATCATCAATATGCTGCAAAAGCTGGAAAACGCCTGGCAGCAACAGTCGGGCGCCAGTAGCCCCGGCGTGACGCGGGAAAACGACACCATCAACCTGATCAAAGACGAGAAGATTATCGTCACCAGCATCAACGATATTTATTACGCAGAAGCGCACGAGAAAATGACGTTTGTTTATACGAAGCGCGAAGCTTTCGTGATGCCGATGAATATCACCGAATTTTGCAGCAAACTGCCACCGTCACACTTTTTCCGCTGCCATCGATCCTTTTGCGTGAACCTGAATAAGATCCGCGAAATCGAACCGTGGTTTAACAACACCTACATTCTGCGCCTGCGGGATCTCGATTTTCAGGTGCCGGTCAGCCGCAGCAAAGTGAAAGAGTTTCGCCAGTTGATGCATCTGTGA
- a CDS encoding alpha-keto acid decarboxylase family protein, producing MQLTYTIGDYLLDRLSALGIDHLFGVPGDYNLQFLDHVIAHDAVCWVGCANELNAAYAADGYARIQGAGALLTTYGVGELSAINGTAGSFAEYVPVLHIVGAPRTSSQQRGELLHHTLGDGNFSHFYEMSGPVSCAQAQLTADNACREIDRVLQEMIAHRRPAYLMLPADVANAPTSPPGCPLAVESSTVDDNQLAEFKEQAHRLLSTSRRVVLLADFLAQRFGLQQQLQAWVESQPLPHATMLMGKGLFNEQHPAFIGTYSGVASDKQTREIVESAETLICVGTRFTDTLTVGFTHQINTEKTIDLQPFAARIGNRWFSGLPMHQALPALIEVTASLASQWVSPHYSSRPIAKEKQGDLTQKNFWSTIQEQLQPGDIVLADQGTSAFGVGALKLPRDVTLIVQPLWGSIGFTLPAAFGAQTAAPDRRVVLIIGDGAAQLTIQEIGSMMRDDQRLVILLLNNEGYTVERAIHGPEERYNDISLWNWTQLPQALNLDSQAQCWRVTQAVQLKEALTLSEQRDRLTLVEVMLPRMDIPDFLRVLTQSIEARNQTA from the coding sequence ATGCAACTGACTTACACCATTGGTGATTATTTACTGGATCGTCTCTCTGCGCTGGGCATCGACCACCTGTTTGGTGTCCCTGGCGATTACAATCTGCAGTTCCTCGATCATGTCATCGCGCATGATGCTGTGTGTTGGGTCGGTTGTGCCAACGAGCTGAACGCCGCCTACGCTGCCGACGGTTATGCCCGTATTCAGGGAGCTGGCGCCCTGTTAACCACTTATGGTGTTGGTGAGCTGAGCGCCATCAACGGCACCGCAGGCAGTTTTGCCGAGTATGTCCCGGTGCTGCATATCGTCGGCGCGCCGCGGACGTCGTCACAGCAGCGCGGTGAATTATTGCACCATACGCTCGGTGACGGAAACTTTAGCCATTTTTATGAAATGAGCGGGCCGGTGAGCTGCGCACAGGCGCAACTGACCGCCGATAATGCCTGCCGGGAAATCGACAGGGTATTACAGGAGATGATTGCCCACCGGCGTCCTGCCTACCTGATGCTACCTGCCGATGTCGCCAACGCGCCGACGTCGCCGCCGGGTTGTCCGCTGGCCGTTGAGTCGTCGACAGTGGATGACAATCAACTGGCCGAATTCAAAGAGCAGGCACACCGCCTGTTAAGCACCAGCCGCCGCGTTGTGTTGCTGGCCGATTTCCTCGCCCAGCGTTTTGGTCTGCAACAACAGCTCCAGGCATGGGTGGAATCACAGCCGCTGCCGCATGCCACCATGCTGATGGGCAAAGGGCTTTTTAACGAGCAACATCCGGCATTTATTGGCACTTACAGCGGTGTTGCCAGCGATAAACAAACCCGTGAAATTGTAGAAAGCGCTGAAACGCTGATCTGCGTCGGTACACGTTTCACTGATACCCTGACCGTTGGTTTTACGCATCAAATCAACACCGAAAAAACCATCGATCTGCAGCCGTTTGCAGCCCGGATTGGCAATCGCTGGTTCAGCGGTCTGCCGATGCACCAGGCGCTACCGGCGCTGATTGAGGTCACCGCCTCACTGGCGTCGCAATGGGTATCGCCGCACTATTCCAGCCGCCCGATCGCCAAAGAGAAACAGGGCGACCTGACGCAGAAAAATTTCTGGAGCACGATACAGGAACAATTACAGCCAGGAGATATCGTGCTGGCTGATCAGGGTACATCGGCGTTTGGTGTGGGCGCGCTGAAACTTCCCCGGGATGTGACGCTGATTGTCCAGCCGCTGTGGGGCTCGATTGGCTTCACGCTGCCCGCCGCTTTTGGCGCGCAGACCGCCGCGCCGGACAGGCGAGTGGTGTTGATTATCGGTGATGGTGCCGCGCAACTGACGATTCAGGAGATAGGCTCAATGATGCGCGACGACCAGCGGCTGGTGATTTTGCTGCTGAACAACGAAGGCTACACGGTTGAGCGAGCCATTCACGGGCCGGAAGAGCGCTACAACGACATTTCGCTGTGGAACTGGACGCAACTGCCACAGGCGCTCAATCTCGACAGCCAGGCGCAATGCTGGCGCGTCACGCAGGCGGTGCAACTGAAAGAAGCGTTAACCCTCAGCGAACAGCGCGACCGGTTAACGCTGGTGGAGGTGATGCTGCCCCGAATGGACATCCCGGATTTTCTCCGCGTGCTCACGCAGTCCATCGAAGCGCGCAATCAGACCGCATAA
- a CDS encoding ion channel protein has protein sequence MLHPRARTMLLLSLPALIIGIASSLILVAVMKVAALVQTFLWQSLPLSLGMGLDSRVWIVVMLTLTGLAVGLVIRYSPGHAGSDPALEPLIGAPTGTGPLPGLILALIIGLAGGVSLGPEHPIMSVNIALAVAIGARVFPRVNTLDWTILAAAGTIGALFGTPVAAALVFSQTLSGNGDAPLWDRLFAPLIAAAAGALTTSLFFMPHFSLPIPHYGQMRIVDIFSGVIVAIIAIAVGMVAVWCLPRLHTLLHRLKNPILILTLGGFLLGLLGVVGGHITLFKGLDEMQQLAFSQTLTASDFMLIAIVKLAALVVAAASGFRGGRIFPAVFVAVALGLMLHAHVDAVPAAITVSCAILGLVLVVTRDGWLSLFMAAVVVPDTTLLPLLCIVMLPAWLLLAGKPVMMAQRRE, from the coding sequence ATGCTCCATCCGCGAGCCCGCACCATGTTGCTGCTCTCCCTGCCGGCATTAATTATTGGTATCGCATCCAGCCTGATTTTAGTCGCGGTGATGAAAGTTGCCGCGCTGGTACAGACCTTTCTCTGGCAATCACTGCCGCTGAGCCTCGGCATGGGTCTTGATTCCCGTGTCTGGATCGTGGTGATGCTGACGCTGACCGGGCTGGCGGTGGGTCTGGTGATCCGTTACAGCCCGGGGCATGCGGGATCTGATCCGGCGCTGGAGCCGCTGATCGGCGCACCAACTGGCACCGGACCGTTGCCAGGCTTGATCCTCGCGCTGATTATCGGTCTGGCGGGCGGCGTCAGCCTCGGACCGGAACACCCAATCATGTCGGTGAACATTGCGCTGGCAGTGGCCATTGGCGCGCGCGTATTCCCGCGCGTGAACACCCTCGACTGGACGATCCTCGCCGCCGCCGGCACCATCGGCGCGCTGTTTGGCACGCCGGTCGCCGCTGCATTGGTCTTTTCGCAAACCCTGAGTGGCAACGGTGATGCCCCGCTGTGGGATCGCCTGTTTGCGCCGCTTATCGCCGCAGCCGCTGGCGCGTTGACCACCAGTCTCTTTTTCATGCCTCATTTTTCACTGCCGATCCCCCATTACGGGCAGATGCGCATCGTGGATATCTTCAGCGGAGTCATCGTCGCCATTATCGCGATCGCCGTCGGGATGGTCGCCGTCTGGTGTCTGCCGCGTCTGCATACGCTGCTACATCGCCTGAAAAACCCGATCCTGATCCTCACGCTGGGCGGTTTTTTACTTGGCCTGCTGGGCGTGGTGGGCGGGCATATCACGTTGTTTAAGGGGCTGGATGAAATGCAGCAACTGGCGTTCAGCCAGACGCTGACCGCGTCCGATTTTATGCTCATTGCGATAGTAAAACTGGCGGCGCTGGTGGTTGCCGCTGCCAGTGGTTTTCGCGGTGGGCGCATTTTCCCGGCGGTGTTTGTCGCCGTCGCCCTTGGACTGATGCTGCATGCCCATGTGGATGCGGTTCCGGCAGCGATTACCGTCTCCTGCGCCATTCTGGGGCTGGTGCTGGTAGTGACGCGCGATGGCTGGCTCAGCCTGTTTATGGCCGCCGTCGTGGTGCCGGACACCACACTCCTGCCGCTGCTGTGCATCGTGATGCTTCCAGCCTGGCTGCTGCTGGCAGGAAAACCGGTAATGATGGCGCAGCGGCGCGAGTGA